A portion of the Punica granatum isolate Tunisia-2019 chromosome 7, ASM765513v2, whole genome shotgun sequence genome contains these proteins:
- the LOC116215618 gene encoding protein NLP4: MEDIVFSPSTVLGTASGSIMDIDLMDELLLDGCWLETMCGSEFLQPSHVCDPLFMWATPEVSTVEAKGQELGQGPLVPEDVQVVGQNAIGAPALVPSHLGNLTSDGSDLRRTWWIGPRVNSGGPATSVMDRLIKALGYIQDFTKDKDVLIQLWVPVNRGGKQVLTTSEQPFSLNSSSGRLLSYRDVSVHYEFSAEKDSKEMVGMPGRVFLGKVPEWTPDVRFFRSDEYARVDHAQQFDVRGTLALPVFEQSSRTCLGVIEIVMTTQKIKYRPEIESVCKALEAVDLRSSGIFSNRNIEYAPKSYEAALPEILEVLRSACKTHGLPLSQTWIPCTQQGKAGCRHSDENFALCVSPVDTACHVADSRVQGFHEACSEHHLLMGQGVAGKAFLTNQPCFSPDVTSFGKTDYPLSHHARMFGLCGAVAIRFRSIQTGTADYVLEFFLPRDCKELEDQRTMLTSLSVIIQQICRNLRVVTDEELRDEVTPSSFYRPMADHLESEPTHREETPGGENVSSEKNSSRENSQRSGFVSGVDGDRLPLAANKDKMGEILSEEWMEFGQQNRNSTLNASSEHCEDRSSLGDGGFSGLGLEKPGEKRRSKAEKTITLQVLRQYFAGSLKDAAKSLGVCPTTLKRICRQHGINRWPSRKIKKVGHSLQKLQVVIDSVQGTSGSLQVGSFYTNFPELASPNLSTTGPFPSPKTFIPQKPQSTEPESANIGSQSAASKSSSSSGSQSSSSSQCCSSGRQQHSSSFDVVGSEDPMVSENDVSGQLKRFRGEVELNGSSHEGLGTKLTPRSQSYEILKETRNPETPPDVQFHCSDASRKLEPLRVKVTYGEEKIRFRLQKGWGLMDLWKEIQRRFSVEDPARFDLRYLDDDYEWVMLTCDADLEECINVSRSFQGNTIRLSLQVSHHYHGSSVGSSGGPL; the protein is encoded by the exons ATGGAAGATATTGTTTTTTCGCCAAGCACTGTACTTGGAACTGCTTCGGGCTCAATCATGGACATAGATTTAATGGATGAACTGTTGCTTGACGGTTGCTGGTTGGAAACAATGTGTGGATCTGAATTCCTTCAGCCGAGTCACGTCTGCGACCCTTTGTTCATGTGGGCTACTCCCGAGGTTAGCACAGTCGAAGCTAAAGGGCAGGAGCTGGGGCAGGGCCCATTAGTTCCCGAAGACGTTCAGGTCGTTGGCCAAAACGCGATTGGCGCCCCTGCACTGGTTCCTAGTCACTTGGGGAATCTGACAAGTGATGGTTCTGACCTCAGGAGGACATGGTGGATTGGACCAAGAGTGAATTCAGGCGGTCCTGCGACTTCCGTCATGGACAGGCTAATTAAGGCGCTCGGTTACATCCAAGATTTCACGAAAGATAAAGATGTGCTGATACAACTGTGGGTCCCTGTAAACAGAGGCGGGAAACAGGTTTTAACGACCAGTGAACAGCCCTTCTCGCTCAATTCTAGCAGCGGGAGGCTCTTGAGTTACAGGGATGTATCAGTGCACTACGAGTTCTCAGCTGAGAAGGACTCCAAGGAAATGGTGGGTATGCCCGGCCGGGTGTTCCTGGGGAAGGTTCCCGAGTGGACCCCCGATGTTCGGTTCTTCAGGAGCGATGAGTATGCTCGAGTGGATCATGCTCAGCAGTTCGATGTTCGTGGGACCCTCGCCCTCCCTGTTTTTGAACAAAGTAGTAGGACCTGTTTGGGTGTTATCGAGATCGTGATGACCACTCAGAAGATCAAATACCGCCCAGAGATTGAAAGCGTTTGCAAAGCACTAGAG GCAGTTGATCTCAGAAGTTCTGGAATTTTCAGCAACCGGAACATAGAG TATGCCCCGAAGTCGTATGAAGCTGCATTGCCAGAGATTCTTGAGGTCCTAAGATCTGCCTGCAAGACTCATGGGCTGCCCTTATCTCAGACGTGGATACCGTGCACCCAACAGGGTAAAGCGGGCTGCAGGCACTCTGATGAAAACTTCGCTCTTTGCGTCTCCCCAGTGGACACTGCCTGCCATGTGGCAGATTCTCGTGTCCAGGGATTCCACGAGGCGTGCTCCGAGCATCATCTCTTAATGGGTCAGGGAGTCGCTGGGAAAGCTTTTTTAACAAACCAGCCTTGCTTTTCACCTGATGTGACCTCATTCGGGAAGACAGATTACCCACTTTCTCACCATGCGAGGATGTTTGGTCTGTGTGGCGCCGTTGCAATAAGGTTTAGGAGCATCCAGACAGGGACAGCAGACTATGTTCTGGAGTTCTTCCTCCCCAGGGACTGCAAGGAACTTGAGGATCAGAGGACGATGCTCACTTCGTTATCAGTCATTATTCAGCAGATCTGTAGGAACTTACGGGTTGTTACGGATGAGGAGCTGAGGGACGAAGTGACTCCATCGTCTTTCTATCGCCCCATGGCAGACCATTTGGAGAGTGAGCCCACTCATCGTGAAGAGACACCAGGGGGTGAAAATGTTAGTTCGGAGAAGAATTCGTCTAGAGAGAACTCACAAAGGAGTGGCTTTGTCTCGGGAGTTGATGGTGACAGGTTGCCTTTAGCAGCGAATAAGGATAAAATGGGGGAAATCTTGTCTGAGGAATGGATGGAGTTTGGGCAACAGAACCGAAACTCAACCTTGAATGCGAGTTCTGAGCATTGTGAAGATCGCTCGTCTCTTGGTGACGGTGGGTTCTCAGGTTTGGGATTGGAGAAACCAGGAGAAAAAAGGCGTTCCAAGGCGGAGAAAACTATCACCTTGCAAGTTTTGCGGCAATATTTTGCTGGTAGCCTCAAAGATGCGGCTAAGAGTCTTGGTG TTTGCCCGACAACCTTAAAACGGATATGCCGGCAACATGGGATCAACCGTTGGCCTTCTCGGAAAATTAAGAAGGTGGGTCACTCCCTGCAGAAGCTTCAGGTGGTGATCGACTCAGTCCAAGGTACTTCAGGCTCTCTCCAGGTCGGCTCCTTCTACACAAACTTCCCAGAGCTTGCGTCTCCGAATCTCTCCACCACAGGTCCCTTCCCCAGTCCAAAGACCTTTATTCCTCAGAAACCACAAAGCACAGAGCCCGAGAGTGCTAATATCGGGTCCCAATCTGCTGCATCAAAGTCTTCCTCATCCTCGGGCAGTCAGAGCTCTAGCTCGAGCCAGTGCTGTTCCAGCGGTAGACAGCAGCATTCTTCCTCGTTTGATGTTGTGGGCTCAGAAGATCCAATGGTGTCGGAGAATGATGTCAGTGGTCAGCTCAAGAGGTTCCGAGGCGAGGTGGAGTTGAATGGTTCAAGTCACGAAGGATTAGGAACAAAACTCACTCCAAGATCCCAGAGCTATGAGATCCTCAAGGAGACCCGCAATCCCGAGACTCCGCCAGATGTCCAATTTCATTGCAGTGATGCATCCCGCAAATTGGAACCTCTGAGAGTGAAGGTAACTTACGGAGAGGAGAAGATTAGGTTCCGGCTGCAAAAGGGTTGGGGCCTCATGGACCTGTGGAAGGAGATCCAGAGACGATTCAGTGTGGAAGATCCGGCCAGGTTCGACCTCAGGTACTTGGATGATGACTACGAGTGGGTGATGCTGACCTGCGATGCCGATTTGGAGGAGTGCATCAATGTCTCCAGATCGTTTCAGGGTAACACCATCAGACTGTCCCTTCAGGTGTCTCACCATTATCACGGAAGCTCTGTTGGTAGCAGCGGTGGGCCTCTGTAG
- the LOC116215619 gene encoding catalase isozyme 3-like, which yields MDPYKHRPSSAYNTPFWTTNAGAPVWNNKSSMTVGSRGPVLLEDYQLIEKLANFTRERIPERVVHSRGASAKGFFEVTHDISNLTCADFLRAPGVRTPVIVRFSTVIHERGSPETLRDPRGFAVKFYTREGNFDLVGNNFPVFFIRDAMEFPDSIHAMKPNPKTNIQEYWRMLDYFSHHPESLLTMSFFFDDEGIPQDYRHMNGSGVHAYSLISKTGKQHLIKWHWRPTCGMKNLLEEEAIRVGGTCHSHATKDLYDSIAAGNFPEWKLFIQVMDVDHEDRFDFDPLDTTTTWPEDLFPLQPVGRLVLDKNIDNFFAENEMLAFDVGHIVPGIWYSDDKMLQTRIFAYADTQRHRIGPNYKMLPVNAPKCAYHNNHHDGYMNFMHRDEEVNYFPSRLDPVRTAEKSPIPPRVLAGKRERVVIEKENNFKPAGDRYRSWAPDRQERFVCRWVNALGDPRVTHEIRNIWIAYWSQADRSLGQKLATRLNVRPTM from the exons ATGGATCCCTATAAG CACCGTCCGTCCAGTGCATACAACACTCCGTTCTGGACAACAAATGCTGGTGCTCCTGTTTGGAACAATAAATCCTCCATGACCGTTGGATCTCGAG GTCCAGTCTTGCTGGAGGATTATCAGCTGATTGAGAAGCTTGCCAATTTCACGAGGGAGAGAATCCCGGAACGTGTGGTCCATTCTAGGGGAGCCAGTGCGAAAGGGTTCTTCGAGGTCACTCACGATATCTCGAACCTCACGTGTGCCGATTTCCTCCGAGCACCCGGAGTTCGGACTCCCGTCATCGTTCGCTTCTCCACTGTCATCCATGAGCGTGGAAGCCCCGAAACCCTCCGGGACCCTCGAGGTTTCGCTGTCAAGTTCTACACTAGGGAGGGTAACTTCGATCTCGTGGGGAACAACTTCCCTGTATTCTTCATTCGTGACGCGATGGAGTTCCCGGACTCGATCCACGCCATGAAACCCAACCCCAAGACGAACATCCAGGAGTACTGGAGGATGCTCGACTACTTCTCCCACCATCCCGAGAGCTTGCTCACGATGTCTTTCTTCTTCGACGACGAAGGCATCCCTCAGGACTACCGTCACATGAACGGATCCGGCGTACACGCTTACAGTTTGATCAGCAAGACCGGAAAACAGCATCTCATCAAGTGGCACTGGAGACCAACTTGCGGAATGAAGAATTTGCTGGAGGAAGAGGCGATTCGAGTCGGCGGAACTTGTCACAGCCATGCGACAAAGGATCTTTACGATTCCATTGCTGCCGGGAACTTCCCTGAGTGGAAGCTGTTTATTCAGGTCATGGACGTTGACCATGAAGACAGATTCGACTTCGACCCTCTCGATACTACCACGACCTGGCCCGAGGACCTATTCCCACTGCAACCAGTGGGCCGGCTGGTGCTGGACAAGAACATCGATAACTTCTTTGCGGAGAACGAGATGCTTGCATTCGATGTGGGCCATATAGTTCCAGGGATCTGGTATTCGGATGATAAGATGCTCCAGACTCGCATTTTCGCTTATGCTGATACTCAGAGGCACCGTATCGGGCCGAACTACAAGATGCTTCCTGTTAATGCTCCCAAATGTGCTTATCACAACAATCACCACGACGGTTACATGAATTTCATGCACAGAGATGAAGAG GTAAATTACTTCCCATCAAGACTTGATCCCGTCCGTACAGCCGAGAAGTCCCCGATTCCTCCACGTGTTTTGGCTGGAAAACGTGAGAGG GTGGTCATTGAGAAGGAGAACAACTTCAAGCCAGCTGGAGATAGATACCGATCTTGGGCACCTGACAG GCAAGAGCGCTTTGTGTGCCGCTGGGTGAACGCTTTGGGTGACCCGCGGGTCACCCACGAGATCCGCAACATTTGGATCGCTTACTGGTCTCAG gCCGATAGATCTCTGGGTCAGAAGCTAGCAACCCGTCTCAACGTTCGACCTACCATGTAA
- the LOC116215616 gene encoding U-box domain-containing protein 15 produces MVMDGRDMREESEEVGGRGGDVVVVDRQGTEVGTIPESEPESLPKEANVLEEIVEVIESAAQFGNYRRTQRKECYSLMRRMKLLLPLIEEVRDHEEPISEAGTAALWNLKKALIAAMKLLKTCNEGSKIYLALESEAVKVKFHDVYTKLTQAIVDLPMDELGLSDEVKEQMDLMAVQLRRAKRRTDTQDIELAMDMMVVFSKKDDRNADSAIIERLAKKLDLHTAEDLKNETLAIRKLVKERGAQTMESTQQIIDLLNKFKEIVGVEITNVLEDPSVPNKMLEKLPSLVIPHEFLCPITLEIMTDPVIVASGQTYERESIQKWLDSNHRTCPKTRQTLAHLSLAPNYALKNLITQWCEKHNFHLPKKDVPVAAEPSCPEQKEKIQTLVTTIASSHLEEQRKAVMKVRKLSRENPENRVMIAECGGIRPLVQLLSYPDSKIQEHSVTALLNLSIDETNKKVIAREGAIPLIIDVLKDGNSEARENSAAALFSLSMLEENRITVGLSGGIPPLVDLLQNGTIRGKKDAATALFNLSLNQSNKARAIEAGIVQPLLQLLKDRNLGMIDEALSIFLLLASHPSGRQEIGQLPFIETLVEYIRDGMPKNKECATAVLLELGSSNSSFLLAALQFGVYEHLAEISRSGTSRAQRKANAILQLMSKSEQIP; encoded by the exons ATGGTGATGGACGGCCGAGACATGAGAGAGGAATCCGAGGAAgtgggaggaagaggaggagatgTTGTGGTGGTAGATCGTCAAGGGACTGAGGTTGGGACGATACCGGAATCAGAACCAGAATCTTTGCCCAAGGAGGCCAATGTGCTCGAGGAGATTGTGGAGGTGATTGAGTCCGCGGCCCAGTTTGGGAACTATCGGAGGACCCAGAGGAAGGAATGCTACAGCCTCATGAGGCGGATGAAGCTCCTGCTGCCGCTCATTGAGGAGGTGCGGGACCACGAGGAACCGATATCTGAGGCAGGGACTGCTGCCCTGTGGAACCTCAAGAAGGCCCTCATCGCAGCGATGAAGCTGCTCAAGACGTGCAATGAGGGAAGCAAAATATACTTG GCTCTCGAGAGCGAGGCTGTCAAGGTTAAATTTCACGATGTTTACACGAAACTAACTCAGGCTATAGTTGATCTCCCGATGGACGAGCTCGGCCTCTCAGATGAAGTAAAGGAACAG ATGGACCTTATGGCTGTGCAACTTAGGAGAGCAAAGAGGCGAACCGACACACAAGACATTGAGCTTGCGATGGACATGATGGTTGTTTTCTCTAAGAAGGATGACCGCAATGCGGATAGCGCAATTATCGAACGGCTTGCAAAGAAGCTCGATCTTCACACAGCTGAGGACCTGAAGAACGAGACCCTTGCGATAAGAAAACTCGTAAAAGAAAGAGGAGCTCAGACCATGGAAAGCACGCAGCAAATCATCGATCTCCTCAACAAGTTCAAGGAGATAGTGGGAGTTGAGATCACCAACGTCCTCGAGGACCCCTCAGTGCCGAACAAGATGCTCGAGAAGCTGCCATCTTTAGTGATCCCACACGAATTCCTTTGCCCGATTACACTTGAGATCATGACCGATCCCGTAATTGTCGCTTCTGGACAG ACTTATGAACGAGAGAGCATACAGAAGTGGTTGGACTCGAATCATCGGACGTGCCCAAAGACAAGGCAGACGCTGGCTCACCTGTCGCTCGCTCCGAATTATGCCCTCAAGAACCTCATTACGCAATGGTGCGAGAAGCACAACTTCCATCTCCCAAAGAAGGACGTCCCTGTTGCCGCAGAGCCCTCCTGCCCGGagcagaaggagaagatccAGACGTTAGTCACAACCATAGCTTCGTCTCACTTGGAGGAACAACGAAAGGCGGTCATGAAGGTTCGAAAGCTCTCGAGGGAGAACCCCGAGAACAGGGTCATGATCGCCGAATGTGGAGGGATCCGACCTCTTGTCCAACTCCTATCATATCCTGACTCGAAAATACAAGAGCATTCCGTGACGGCCCTCTTAAACTTGTCGATCGATGAGACCAACAAGAAGGTCATAGCTAGGGAGGGCGCGATCCCATTGATAATAGATGTGCTGAAGGACGGCAATTCCGAGGCTCGGGAGAACTCCGCCGCAGCCCTCTTCAGCTTGTCGATGCTGGAAGAGAACAGGATCACCGTCGGGCTGAGTGGAGGGATCCCTCCCCTAGTCGACTTACTACAGAACGGGACCATCAGAGGGAAGAAGGATGCTGCCACCGCATTGTTCAACCTATCCCTGAACCAATCGAACAAGGCCCGAGCAATCGAAGCAGGCATCGTCCAACCCCTTCTCCAATTACTAAAGGACAGGAACCTAGGAATGATCGACGAGGCCCTCTCAATATTTTTGCTCCTTGCCTCGCACCCGAGCGGGAGGCAGGAGATCGGGCAGCTTCCCTTCATCGAGACCCTCGTGGAGTACATCCGGGATGGAATGCCCAAGAACAAGGAGTGTGCAACGGCGGTTCTTCTCGAGCTGGGCTCGAGTAACTCGTCCTTCCTCTTGGCAGCCCTCCAGTTTGGGGTGTATGAGCACCTGGCAGAGATTAGCAGAAGCGGAACAAGCCGAGCCCAGAGAAAGGCGAATGCGATACTTCAGCTAATGAGTAAGAGCGAGCAGATCCCATGA
- the LOC116215620 gene encoding catalase, translating to MDPYKHRPSSAFNSPFWTTNSGAPVWNNNSSLTVGTRGPILLEDYHLVEKLANFDRERIPERVVHARGASAKGFFEVTHDISNLTCADFLRAPGVQTPVIVRFSTVIHERGSPETLRDPRGFAVKFYTREGNFDLVGNNFPVFFIRDGMKFPDMIHALKPNPKSHVQENWRILDFFSHHPESLHMFSFLFDDLGVPLNYRHMEGSGVNTYTLINKAGKTHYVKFHWKPTCGVKCLLEEEAIKVGGSNHSHATKDLYDSIAAGNYPEWKLYIQIMDPDHEDKFDFDPLDDTRTWPEDILPLQPVGRLVLNKNIDNFFAENEQLAFCPAIVVPGIYYSDDKMLQTRIFSYADTQRHRLGPNYLQLPANAPKCAHHNNHHEGFMNFMHRDEEVNYFPSRFDPVRHAERFPIPPPVLNGKREKCIIQKENNFKQPGERYRSFSPDRQERFVRRWVDALSDQRVTHEIRSIWISYWSQADKSLGQKLATHLNVRPNM from the exons ATGGATCCCTACAAG CACCGTCCTTCCAGTGCTTTCAACTCTCCATTCTGGACAACCAACTCCGGTGCTCCTGTGTGGAACAATAACTCCTCGTTGACTGTCGGCACAAGAG GTCCAATTCTGCTCGAGGATTATCATCTGGTGGAAAAGCTTGCCAATTTTGACAGGGAGCGAATTCCAGAACGTGTAGTCCATGCTAGGGGAGCCAGTGCAAAAGGCTTCTTTGAAGTAACTCATGATATTTCTAATCTCACATGTGCCGATTTCCTCCGAGCACCTGGAGTTCAAACTCCTGTCATCGTTCGGTTCTCTACTGTCATCCATGAGCGTGGAAGCCCAGAAACCCTCAGGGACCCTCGAGGTTTTGCTGTCAAGTTCTACACTAGAGAG GGTAACTTTGATCTTGTGGGAAACAACTTCCCTGTCTTCTTCATCCGAGATGGGATGAAGTTCCCAGATATGATACATGCTCTGAAACCGAACCCTAAGTCTCACGTCCAAGAGAACTGGAGGATCCTGGACTTCTTCTCCCACCATCCAGAGAGCTTGCACATGTTTAGTTTCCTCTTTGATGATCTTGGCGTTCCCCTAAACTACAGGCACATGGAAGGATCTGGTGTTAACACTTACACTTTGATCAACAAAGCTGGGAAAACTCATTATGTGAAATTCCACTGGAAACCAACTTGTGGAGTCAAGTGCTTGCTGGAGGAAGAGGCAATTAAAGTTGGTGGATCTAATCACAGCCATGCGACTAAGGATCTCTATGATTCTATTGCTGCTGGAAATTACCCTGAGTGGAAACTGTACATCCAGATTATGGACCCTGATCACGAAGACAAATTCGACTTTGACCCACTTGATGATACGAGGACCTGGCCTGAAGACATCTTGCCATTACAACCAGTTGGTCGGTTGGTGTTGAACAAGAACATCGATAACTTTTTTGCAGAGAATGAGCAGCTTGCATTTTGCCCGGCAATTGTGGTTCCTGGAATCTATTACTCTGATGATAAGATGCTTCAGACTCGTATCTTCTCTTATGCTGATACTCAGAGGCACCGTCTTGGACCAAACTATCTGCAGCTCCCTGCTAATGCTCCCAAGTGTGCTCATCACAACAACCACCATGAAGGTTTCATGAATTTCATGCACAGAGATGAAGAG GTGAATTACTTCCCTTCGAGGTTTGATCCTGTTCGTCATGCTGAGAGGTTCCCGATTCCGCCTCCTGTTTTGAATGGAAAGCGTGAAAAG TGCATCATTCAGAAGGAGAACAACTTTAAGCAGCCTGGAGAGAGATATCGATCCTTCTCACCTGACAG GCAAGAACGCTTTGTTCGCCGTTGGGTAGATGCTTTGTCTGACCAAAGGGTCACCCATGAAATCCGTAGCATTTGGATCTCCTACTGGTCTCAG GCTGACAAATCTCTGGGTCAGAAGCTAGCAACCCATCTCAACGTACGACCGAACATGTAA